In Ischnura elegans chromosome 6, ioIscEleg1.1, whole genome shotgun sequence, one genomic interval encodes:
- the LOC124161270 gene encoding uncharacterized protein LOC124161270, with protein MSACSRLTVLALLVTVFAACLVQSEEPPYYVLQCSKSDPKFNECLTRSGNHLAEHFRSGIPELGITEVEPVLVDEVSIALGSGPDGYKASFRDIEARGVSNLTLVKMIADFDKMEIQMAFKIPRIRAKANYRSSGVLLVVKASGGGDYWGVYDGVRVVVDFLGTKYTGEDGKTYVKVKSVKLDFTVDKIRMGIEKLHNGNQVIEAAMNLFINTNAQELMTEMKPTLKRKFEGVLSNFLERVLSKIPLEAFVTD; from the exons ATGAGCGCGTGCAGCCGGTTGACCGTCTTAGCCCTCCTGGTCACAGTCTTTGCGGCGTGTCTGGTGCAGAGTGAGGAGCCAC CCTACTACGTCCTCCAATGCAGCAAGAGTGACCCGAAATTCAATGAATGCCTCACAAGATCCGGAAACCACCTGGCAGAACATTTCAGGAGCG GGATCCCCGAGCTGGGTATCACCGAAGTGGAGCCGGTCCTTGTCGACGAAGTGTCAATTGCTCTGGGAAGCGGACCCGATGGCTACAAGGCATCCTTCAGGGACATCGAAGCTCGAGGAGTTAGCAACCTGACCCTGGTCAAAATGAT AGCTGATTTCGATAAGATGGAGATCCAAATGGCATTCAAGATCCCCAGGATTCGAGCCAAGGCCAACTATCGCAGCTCCGGTGTCCTTCTGGTCGTGAAAGCTTCTGGTGGAGGAGACTACTGGGGAGTATACG ATGGCGTTCGAGTGGTGGTCGACTTCCTTGGAACCAAATACACGGGTGAGGATGGAAAGACATACGTCAAGGTGAAATCTGTGAAGCTGGACTTCACTGTGGACAAAATTCGAATGGGAATAGAGAAGCTTCACAATGGAAACCAAGTCATAG AGGCCGCCATGAACTTATTCATTAACACGAATGCTCAGGAGTTGATGACTGAAATGAAGCCGACATTGAAGAGGAAATTTGAGGGTGTACTGAGCAACTTCCTGGAGCGTGTCCTTTCCAAAATACCCCTTGAAGCCTTCGTGACGGATTAG